A genomic segment from Janibacter sp. DB-40 encodes:
- a CDS encoding aldo/keto reductase family protein encodes MKHRYLGNSGLKISEIAYGNWLTHGSQVEADAAKACVRAALDHGISTFDTADVYANTAAESVLGEALVGERRESLEILTKVYWPTGPKGPNDSGLSAKHIRESIDASLVRLRTEYVDLYQAHRFDTETPLEETMQAFADVVRSGKALYIGVSEWTAEQIREGHALAKELGIRLISSQPQYSMIHRVIEGEVVPTCQELGLSQVVWSPIAQGILTGKYQPGQPLPEGSRAAHEEAGQSIAGRVNDDALLTAVQGLRPIAEELDLTMAQLAVAWVLQNENVAAAIIGASRPEQVEENVAASGVVLEPEVMTRIDDVLGEHVASDPAITAKQAPQTRPS; translated from the coding sequence ATGAAGCATCGATACCTCGGCAACAGCGGTCTGAAGATCTCCGAGATCGCCTACGGCAACTGGCTCACCCACGGGTCGCAGGTGGAGGCGGACGCGGCGAAGGCGTGCGTGCGCGCCGCGCTCGACCACGGCATCTCGACCTTCGACACCGCCGACGTCTACGCCAACACCGCCGCGGAGAGCGTCCTCGGCGAGGCGCTCGTGGGGGAGCGGCGCGAGTCGCTGGAGATCCTCACCAAGGTCTACTGGCCGACTGGCCCGAAGGGACCCAACGACTCCGGCCTGTCCGCCAAGCACATCCGCGAGTCGATCGACGCCTCGCTGGTGCGGCTGCGCACGGAGTACGTCGACCTCTACCAGGCGCACCGCTTCGACACGGAGACGCCGCTGGAGGAGACGATGCAGGCCTTCGCGGACGTCGTCCGCTCCGGCAAGGCCCTGTACATCGGCGTCAGCGAGTGGACGGCCGAGCAGATCCGCGAGGGGCACGCGCTGGCCAAGGAGCTGGGCATCCGGCTGATCTCCAGCCAGCCGCAGTACTCCATGATCCACCGGGTCATCGAGGGCGAGGTCGTCCCGACCTGCCAGGAGCTCGGCCTCTCCCAGGTCGTGTGGTCCCCGATCGCCCAGGGCATCCTCACCGGCAAGTACCAGCCGGGTCAGCCGCTGCCCGAAGGGAGCCGGGCCGCCCACGAGGAGGCCGGCCAGTCGATCGCCGGCCGGGTCAACGACGACGCCCTCCTGACCGCCGTGCAGGGTCTGCGGCCGATCGCCGAGGAGCTCGACCTGACGATGGCCCAGCTCGCGGTGGCTTGGGTCCTGCAGAACGAGAACGTCGCGGCCGCCATCATCGGGGCCTCGCGCCCCGAGCAGGTCGAGGAGAACGTCGCTGCGTCCGGCGTGGTGCTCGAGCCGGAGGTCATGACCAGGATCGACGACGTCCTCGGCGAGCACGTCGCGAGCGACCCCGCGATCACGGCCAAGCAGGCGCCGCAGACGCGGCCGAGCTGA
- a CDS encoding maleylpyruvate isomerase family mycothiol-dependent enzyme yields the protein MTNADPLTVWDEAAQDLLALLHDLSEEEWDRPALPGWTVRDVLAHLTHLESEAAGFEQPAGGRVVVEPARNQPMPTEVTEAGVAARRGRSAQELLTELERASAVRREALASADLSDPKAPALGLAGELGWDMRTWLRNRPIDLWVHEQDIRRATGRPMTTATTGAAHVAGVMTAAFPAALRKLPAGTSVVAHVSGPQGRVLTARVGEDGRAAPFAPEDGAEAEAVVLEMSDETWLLLTGGRIAPEDAEVTVTGDADIAARVVRQLNVTP from the coding sequence ATGACCAACGCTGACCCGCTGACCGTGTGGGACGAGGCCGCGCAGGATCTCCTGGCGCTCCTCCACGACCTGTCCGAGGAGGAGTGGGACCGCCCGGCGCTCCCGGGCTGGACCGTGCGCGACGTCCTCGCCCACCTGACCCACCTGGAGTCCGAGGCGGCCGGCTTCGAGCAGCCGGCGGGCGGCCGGGTCGTGGTCGAGCCGGCCCGCAACCAGCCGATGCCGACCGAGGTCACCGAGGCCGGGGTCGCCGCCCGGCGTGGCCGCTCGGCGCAGGAGCTGCTCACCGAGCTCGAGCGGGCCAGCGCGGTGCGCCGCGAGGCACTGGCGAGCGCGGACCTGAGCGACCCGAAGGCCCCCGCGCTCGGTCTCGCCGGCGAGCTGGGCTGGGACATGCGCACCTGGCTGCGCAACCGGCCCATCGACCTGTGGGTCCACGAGCAGGACATCCGCCGCGCCACCGGCCGGCCGATGACGACGGCGACGACGGGCGCGGCGCACGTCGCCGGCGTGATGACCGCTGCCTTCCCGGCCGCGCTGCGCAAGCTGCCCGCCGGCACCTCCGTCGTCGCCCACGTCAGCGGCCCCCAGGGCCGGGTCCTCACCGCCCGGGTCGGCGAGGACGGGCGGGCGGCCCCCTTCGCCCCCGAGGACGGCGCCGAGGCTGAGGCGGTCGTGCTGGAGATGAGCGACGAGACCTGGCTGCTGCTCACCGGCGGGCGGATCGCGCCCGAGGACGCCGAGGTCACCGTGACCGGCGACGCGGACATCGCGGCGCGCGTGGTGCGCCAGCTGAACGTCACCCCCTGA